The window TGTCAGTACGTGCCAAGAACTAGAGCCCTACATGTATTCCTATGCTGAAATCACAATCATTAAGTTTGCTGATGACACCACTGTGGTTGGCCTCATAACTGGAAGAGATGAGTCTGCATGCAGTGATGAGGTGCAGAGGCTGTCGGTGTGGTGCCCCAGGAACAACCTTTCACTCAACACCCATAAAACAAAGGAGACGATCATTGATCAGTTCTTGGGGACCGACATCTCGGGGGACCTGTCCTGGTCAGCAAACACTCTGACAGTGGTCAAAAAGTCCCAGCAGCGATTGCACTTCTTGAGACTGCTCTGTAAGGTGGCCCTGAAGAAGAAACTGCTGATGGCTTTCTATTGATCTACCATCAATAATGTCTTGGCATACCATATTACAGCGTGGTATGCCAGCTGCACGGCAGCAGACAGGGAGGCGCTGCGGAGGGTGATCTCCACAACAGAGAAAATCATTGGCTGCTGTCTGCCCTCCCTGGAGGACATCTCCCACTTCCAGGAAAATCATAAAGGGCCCCTTCCCCCTGGTCACTCACTGTTCACCTTACTACCCTCCGGCAGGCGGTGCAGGAGCATTAAAAGCAAAACCAACAGACTTACAGTTTCTTTTCCTGGACCATCAGAGCTTTAAACTCCCATGCCTTATAAACTGTCCTAATTTTCATTTCCAACCTGGGTGACATTATATACATTAAGAGCAATAACATCTGCCtcttattattgattatttacTTATACTTATTTATTGGTGATGTGATGATGGTATTTTCTGGGTTGTCACTTGTCCCTTTTATCTTGCACTATGTACAGTTGAagcttttaaattgcattgtacTGGTACAGTGACAATAAAGGGCTTCTATGCTATTCTGTTATGTTCTTAATAACGTTTCAGTCAGTTTGTGGTTGTGCAATTAAACATAATTCAATGTACAAATAGCCTAGGCACTGCAGGAGCACAAAATAAACTGCTTTTAATGGGCCCCTGTCTCACATGACCAAAACTATTAAACTGTGTGactttgaatatatatatatatatatatatatatatatatatttaatgcattatttggttttatttagcTGCTCCACAGCTACTCATAATTTGAAAATCCCTCTCGTCACGTGACGGAGGCCACAGCTGCCTCTCATATACCGGAAGTGGCCGTTGTGTTGTTGCACCAGAGCTGCTGTCATGTGATAGCTCGTCCGAGGAGCTGCTGTTGACAGTAGCTTCCTACCTTCAGATGAAGCTAAAGTAAATCCGAGCAGGGGAAAAGTTTTATGTGTGCTGGAGAACATAAACACGGCTCGTTTCTGACGGAGAACAGGGAAGCCGGGGTTGTGTAGCTTCGCCCCTCGGACGCTGACATGGGTTGCTGTTACAGCAGCGAGAACGAGACCACAGAGCAGgtagttagctgctagccggcTAAAACTGACCCGAtaaatatgatatttttttttatcgaGAAACAAAAtacttgatggtttttgtgtaTCAGTGATGTTACATATATAAAATGCATTTGAGTGCTGTGCGACGAGGCTCTTAAATGGTCCTGTTTTAGTAGTAAAAGTGAAATGACACCTGAAAAGCAACTTTAGCTCGCTAGTAAAAGCCTTCGGAAAGGCCTGACTCAAGGCAGGCTGTGAAGTTAGCATGTAGAAGAAAAACGATCATGGATAAGAAAATATTTACAGATCGGAAGGCAAAGAAACGTGGAAGAAACCCGTATATATGCCAACATATTTACACTCACTGCTAAGATTAGCATTAGGCATTAAGGTTTAGCTTGTTAACGCTATTTCCTGATACCAATTTGTTGTAAAGCAATCTGTAAATACATCAATTCACCTTAACTTTATAAGTAAATTACTTAATATTACATCCAACATAAACAGCTCCACCAGTCACACAAGTGATTGTTGTTCTGGATGCCATGGTCTTGATGTATTTTGTGTCATATGACCCCAGCTATTTTTAGTTTACGGAAACAAGTCACTTCTGCCTTCATGCAGCATGTCTTCCTTCTGATGTGGTTAATCTTATCTTTATAGTCGTCCAATGAGAAGTATAGGAAGTCATATCTAACCTCTCTGTTTGTGTCACATTCAAGTAGTGTTTATTAGTCTGAAAATGTAACTTGTGTATTGTTTGTAAGAAAGCAGAGCACATAAGCCCGATCAAGTTAGTCCAGTTTGTTCAAATCAGTAGGAACTTGTTTGTTTATGCTTCCCTTAAGGTTTTCCTGTGAGTGTAAGAGTGGCAAACGTGGTGTAGTGATATGTTTTACGTCATGTGTTGTTGACAAATGCATTGCTATGGTTGTTGAGCTGGTACCTCAAGCTTTTGTTGCTACATCTAATTGTTACTTTCCTTACATATGTACTAGAAAAACCACCTTAAATGGGTCACAAAGTACTGGATTTTTACATCTCATAGACTCGCTCATGTTGTTGTCATGCCAAATGTTATGCAGAATAAAACAGATAGTAGGTAAGGCACattcttttgacttttttctGCTGTACTGAATTGCAACACTGATGGTTTCTTGAAAAGTCACGAGCTAAGAACTTCATCAGCATTTGTTCATAAACTTATCGGGCTGTTCTAGGACCCTGATGAACGTAAACCGCTGATCCCCCACCCAAACCCTGTCAGCAAACCTCCAAATGGGACCGACTGGATCACTACCAGTGCCCCCTCAGCGCGGACAGATGAACAGGCTCTCCTGTCATCCATCCTCACCAAGACAGCACAGTAAGACGCTTCCTCATGCAACCGTAGACGAGTCAGATTTAACACTTGTTTCATGGTAACAAGGCAGTTATTTGTGCGCTCCCTTCATAAACCTTACATTATTTCCACTCTGTCAGGAACATCATTGATGTCTCAGCAGCTGACTCTGTCATGATGGAGCAGCATGAATACATGGACAAAGCTCGGCAATACAGGTATGTGGGTGAGCAGTGGCTGTTGCTGTtctgcagtttgttttgttttctgtatctGGGTACGGCGTGGGGTGTGGGTCTATATTGGCCTTATCTTAAGAAGGTTATCATTAACCTGCTGAATCACACATATAGATAGCCCATAAGCCATAAAGATAGCATGTGTGTTTCAGTTGGTAGAGCCATAATGATAACGTTCTTAGTTAATAAAATGTTGAGCTTAACTTTGTGCtgtttgtactgtatgtacatgtgGTTTCTAGAGCTTAAAGTGAGttagatttaattttttaaagactttttaatgccacttggaatcaaatttaaaccaattttacattttcatggcAATGTTCTTTTTCTCAGTCTGCATGTTCCACCACCATCATGCCGAGTTAGTTCAAGTGTTTGCATAAAATACGCAGAGTCTTGTATGTGTTGCCTTGTACTGGTCTCAGCCAGGCCGCGaattcttggtcaaatagccgcCTTTTGTTGAATCTATACTTCCCCATCAATGTCCAGCGTACAGAGACA is drawn from Epinephelus fuscoguttatus linkage group LG5, E.fuscoguttatus.final_Chr_v1 and contains these coding sequences:
- the lamtor1 gene encoding ragulator complex protein LAMTOR1 produces the protein MGCCYSSENETTEQDPDERKPLIPHPNPVSKPPNGTDWITTSAPSARTDEQALLSSILTKTAQNIIDVSAADSVMMEQHEYMDKARQYSTKLAVLSNSLPQKKPLALPSLTSQPHQVLASDLVPYSDVQQVSKIAAYAYSAISQIKVDAKEELVVQFAIP